A window of Aricia agestis chromosome 3, ilAriAges1.1, whole genome shotgun sequence contains these coding sequences:
- the LOC121740227 gene encoding ferritin subunit encodes MKSFLFACCIFLAVCSKAFGTQCNVNPVTIPKTWITMSAGCRESVRRQIQTEVSASVQYLAMGAHFSRDNINRPGFAKLFFDASSEEREHAMKLIEYLLMRGELTTNVTSLITIREPAVTSWPSGQAALEQALKMETEVTAAIKNVIIKCENDRDNSGHTNNDYHLVDYLTGDFLEEQYKGQRDLAGKASTLKKMMDRHSSLGEFIFDKKLLGIDI; translated from the exons ATGAAGAGTTTTCTGTTCGCCTGCTGCATCTTCCTGGCTGTCTGCTCCAAGGCATTCGGCACACAAT GTAATGTGAACCCGGTGACGATCCCGAAGACGTGGATCACCATGTCGGCCGGGTGCCGCGAGAGCGTCCGCCGCCAGATCCAGACAGAGGTGTCCGCCTCCGTTCAGTACCTGGCCATGGGCGCTCACTTCTCCAGGGATAAT ATCAACCGCCCCGGCTTCGCCAAGCTGTTCTTCGACGCCAGCTCCGAGGAGAGGGAACACGCGATGAAGCTGATCGAGTACCTGCTGATGAGAGGAGAGCTGACCACCAACGTCACCTCCCTCATCACTATTAGG GAGCCGGCGGTGACCAGCTGGCCGAGCGGTCAGGCGGCGCTGGAGCAGGCGCTGAAGATGGAGACGGAGGTGACGGCCGCCATCAAGAACGTGATCATCAAGTGCGAGAACGACCGCGACAACAGCGGACACACCAACAACGACTACCAC CTGGTGGACTATCTGACTGGCGACTTCCTGGAGGAGCAGTACAAGGGACAGCGCGACCTCGCCGGCAAGGCCTCCACACTTAAGAAGATGATGGACCGCCACTCCTCGCTCGGGGAGTTCATCTTCGACAAGAAACTCCTTGGCATCGACATATAA
- the LOC121740219 gene encoding zinc finger protein 675-like, which translates to MSYETNKELVLNYRCKCCLEENKILLNLWEENRTNGELEIYGQMLSECFSLNWLPPPQAYNEQICQTCVSRLKDAVSFKKVVLLSEQLLLEQLEEVSKDALKEEKDDSETEFAVEYMNMDYDDDEFITKRTDVKDSAEDKKQFEHIKVEVEPFEERDELKRSKRYKKYTEKDFQKCMEAVRDKTLSQVKASVKYKVPIRTIREALQQEGLKEDKKTKKPRGKVRGKELEQQSHNIGIILNNTNATPIRCRSDIGYACCFCDAAFPAPADLKRHTLADHDAATRRDFARGKRLWEFVVKLDVTGLRCELCERRLSGLDDMMDHLQGHDLTLHRHLDNHILPFDFATDELRCVLCGGLFNKFKGLLEHMSRHYRNYVCDVCDLGFVSKCILMLHKEGHKTGAFACSYCAKVCDTLRKKKSHERSVHVHSQLISKCGHCGEKFTTYRKKQKHIASVHGVRLADVKCHACDRAFATQSALRIHTKRDHLMERRFGCKVCDMRFFASRELTSHMVKHTGVRAFQCEVCLKAFGTKKTLREHLRIHANDRRFKCQHCSQAFVQNCSLKGHLRSKHGVNI; encoded by the exons ATGAGTTACGAAACTAACAAGGAATTGGTGTTGAACTATCGTTGCAAATGTTGTTtagaagaaaacaaaatattattaaatttgtgGGAAGAGAACAGGACAAACGGCGAACTAGAGATATACGGCCAAATGTTATCAGAATGTTTTTCTCTGAAT tGGCTGCCTCCACCACAAGCTTACAATGAGCAAATTTGCCAGACTTGTGTGTCCAGACTTAAAGACGCTGTTAGTTTTAAAAAGGTTGTCTTACTGTCTGAACAGCTATTGTTAGAACAACTTGAggaag TGTCTAAAGATGCACTTAAGGAGGAAAAAGATGATTCAGAAACAGAGTTTGCAGTTGAATATATGAATAtggattatgatgatgatgaatttattACAAAACGTACAG ATGTCAAAGATTCAGCAGAAGACAAAAAACAATTCGAACATATTAAAGTAGAAGTAGAGCCATTTGAAGAAAGAGATGAGCTGAAGCGTAGTAAACGTTACAAAAAGTATACTGAAAAAGATTTCCAGAAATGCATGGAAGCCGTGAGAGACAAGACCTTGTCCCAAGTCAAAGCCTCCGTCAAATATAAAGTTCCAATACGCACCATAAGGGAAGCTTTACAGC AGGAGGGACTCAAAGAGGACAAGAAGACGAAGAAACCGCGCGGGAAAGTGAGAGGCAAAGAGTTGGAGCAGCAGAGCCATAACATTGGCATCATCCTCAACAACACCAACGCCACGCCCATCCGCTGCCGCAGCGACATCGGCTACGCGTGCTGCTTCTGCGACGCCGCCTTCCCCGCGCCCGCCGACCTCAAGCGCCACACCCTCGCCGACCACGACGCCGCCACGCGCCGCGACTTCGCCCGCGGCAAGCGCCTCTGGGAGTTCGTGGTCAAGCTCGACGTCACCGGCCTGCGCTGCGAGCTGTGCGAGCGCCGGCTGAGCGGCCTCGACGACATGATGGACCACCTCCAGGGCCACGACCTCACCCTGCACCGCCACCTCGACAACCACATCCTGCCCTTCGACTTCGCCACCGACGAGCTCCGGTGCGTCCTCTGCGGGGGCCTCTTCAACAAGTTCAAGGGCCTCCTGGAGCACATGAGCCGCCACTACCGGAACTACGTGTGCGACGTGTGCGACCTCGGCTTCGTCAGCAAGTGCATCCTGATGCTGCACAAGGAGGGCCACAAGACCGGCGCGTTCGCCTGCTCTTACTGCGCCAAGGTGTGCGACACGCTCCGCAAGAAGAAGTCGCACGAGCGCTCCGTCCACGTCCACTCGCAGCTGATCAGCAAGTGCGGCCACTGCGGGGAGAAGTTCACCACATACCGCAAGAAGCAGAAGCACATCGCGAGCGTGCACGGCGTCCGCCTCGCCGATGTCAAGTGCCACGCGTGCGACCGCGCCTTCGCCACGCAGAGCGCACTGCGGATCCACACGAAGAGGGACCACCTGATGGAGCGGCGGTTCGGCTGCAAGGTGTGCGACATGCGGTTCTTCGCGAGCCGGGAGCTGACGTCGCACATGGTGAAGCACACGGGCGTGCGCGCCTTTCAGTGCGAGGTCTGCCTGAAGGCGTTCGGCACCAAGAAGACCCTGCGCGAGCACCTGCGGATACACGCCAACGACCGCCGGTTCAAGTGCCAGCACTGCAGCCAGGCCTTCGTCCAGAACTGCAGCCTGAAGGGCCACCTGCGATCCAAGCACGGTGTTAATATCTAG
- the LOC121740226 gene encoding soma ferritin, producing the protein MKSFVSILVCLAVAAAASAETCFNDVSMDCGQASNSLSMPSCNAVYSNFGRQGNVANEMQAYANLHLKRSYEYLLSAAYYDNFQTNRPGFHKLFRKLADDSWAKTIELIKHITKRGGAMDFSRHSSQETGEDRNGTIELHELESLAHALDTQKEIAERAFFIHQEATRNNHKTHDAEIAQYLEEEFIEDHSKTIRELAGHTSDLKQFIVANNGQDLSLALYLFDEYLQKVV; encoded by the exons ATGAAGAGTTTTGTGTCGATTCTTGTGTGTTTGGCGGTAGCCGCTGCAGCATCTGCGGAGACCTGCTTCAATGATGTCTCCATGGACTGCGGACAGGCCTCAAACAGTTTGT CCATGCCAAGTTGTAATGCTGTGTACAGCAACTTTGGCCGTCAAGGCAATGTTGCCAATGAAATGCAGGCATATGCCAACCTGCATCTGAAGAGGTCTTACGAATACCTGCTCTCAGCGGCCTACTATGACAACTTCCAGACAAACAGGCCGGGATTCCACAAGCTGTTCAGGAAACTGGCTGATGACAGCTGGGCTAAGACTATTGAGCTCATCAAGCATATTACCAAGAGAG GTGGCGCGATGGACTTCTCCCGGCACAGCTCGCAGGAGACGGGCGAGGACCGCAACGGCACGATCGAGCTGCACGAGCTGGAGTCCCTGGCCCACGCCCTCGACACGCAGAAGGAGATCGCCGAGAGAGCCTTCTTCATTCACCAGGAGGCCACCCGCAATAACCACAAGACTCATGATGCTGAG ATCGCCCAATACCTGGAGGAGGAGTTCATCGAAGACCACTCCAAGACCATCAGGGAGCTGGCCGGTCACACCTCGGACCTCAAGCAGTTCATTGTGGCCAACAACGGACAGGACCTGTCCCTCGCCCTCTACCTCTTCGACGAGTACCTCCAGAAGGTCGTCTAA